Sequence from the Helianthus annuus cultivar XRQ/B chromosome 13, HanXRQr2.0-SUNRISE, whole genome shotgun sequence genome:
tttggtcacttttgccacattagtccaaaactcaaaccttttgaatctgggtctctgtggtttcaattttgttgccattttcatccaaaattaaaatctggtcagatctttcagttaacatccagcttTGATGTCTTTTTTTCTTCCTTTTAataaagggcaaaatggtcttttaacattctattttaacaaattaaaaaaaccagaccattttgcccttcattaaaagggaggagaaagacaaaaaaactggatgttaactaaaaatctgaccaaattttgtttttggatgaaaatggcaacaaaattgaaaccacatggacccagattcaaaaggtttgagttttggactaaaatggcaaaagtgaccaaacctcagggaccattttggcagtttactttTATAGTTATCTTTGTTTTAAAAGgcgagaggcgcacaaaagcAACGGGGTCTAAAATTGAGGCGCGaagcgcaaagcgcaaaagcagtgggcttttcgtacccgaggcgcaagatgtttatataatttttttatatatcccatacatatcccataggtttttagcttcctttaaccaaaatatagctataagtaAGGCTTTTATACCATTTTAATTACATGTACAAGTCAAAAAACCCAAGGTACAACATTTTTATGCAGTAAAACGTCTAAGTTacatgaggcgcgcgcctcaggccaaaaagcccacaaaaaatcatcaaaaaatgCGCCTTTTGGTCGCTTCCTGTAATTACACTAGGCGAGAAGCAAAAAAGCCCCAGGCCCTGCGCCTtgttgcgccttgcgcctagggcgcgctttttaaaaccaagatagTTATATTACTATTTGATTTATCATTTATCTTTAAGTTGTTATTCAATGCACAGAAAATAATATTCTTCACCAATTATCCAGTCGTTTGTTGTGACGTTTTAGGTATTGATTACTTATCAGCTGCTGCATTTGTTGATTCTGTAGCTACTCATCGTGTCTTCTTTGAGAGCAGGGTAAGTCATCAAGCAATATCAATTAACAATGTACTTATGGAGGGTAAAGATGACCGTTGTTCTGATCAATATCGTTTGTGTGGTGTCAGGATATCATACTTGTTGAAGGTTTGAAACTTGACGATGTAGAAGCGGGAATATACAGTGTCCATTGCTTACCATTGAGGTTACTTGGAGCTGAAGGATCTCCCATTAGATGCATCCTTATCAAGTGATACTATATAGTAGTAGCCATTCCACGAAAACCGCTCAGCCTTGGCTCCTGACATCTCAAACATGTTGCAAAAGCTCCCTTTGGTTCTGTTTGAGAGCAGTGATACGGTGTTTAATGATATTTAGGTTCAGCTTTTGTTCGTCGTTTTCTTTTAACTTGGTTTCATGTTCTAAACCGGTTTTAACTTCTTGTTGTATGCTAACCGTCGTTCTTTCATCATATTTATACGAAAATATACCATGATCAGCTTTGCATTCTTTCATCTTTTATCATGTCACTATGTTCTTGTATATGCTCAAGTCTTGGTTCTCTACTAGTAGCCTTAGCAACCGGCATCATATGCACCAAAATTTTGTCCATAACCATAACACAGTCATGTCATGTAGTATCTGATTGTTACAACAGTTTGGTTTTGGTTAAAGGGTGGTCAAACCCGGTTTTGGCCCAATACAGTTCGGATTAGAAACCGGTTTATAAAGGGAAAAGGATCGGATCGGTTTGAAACTAGTTATATGCGGTTCAATTTAGCTTTAATTGGTTTCAACAGAGGAGTTCTCAAACCGATTACAAATTAGCGGTTCAATTCAGTTTCAAACTGGTTTCTAGATCACATTGGTTGCAATTTAGGAACGGGTTTCGGATCCCAAACTGGTTCCAATGTGCACTTCCAGGCTCGCATCAGTTAAGATAGACAAACCAACCTCAAGTGTCAATAGTATCACAACTTAAAAAAGTATCAGGCTCTCAAAAGTATTTCCATTTCACTTTCAGTTAACTAAAACATACAACACACTCATCTATATATACTACCAACCACCATGCTAACTAACTACTAACTAACATGCCAACTAATATCCAGCTGTCACAATAACCTATATATGTACGTATCAAATATACAATCTAATATGCCCCCTCACGCTGAACGGGAAACATCCACGTGAAGCTTGGACCGCAGATTGTCAAAACTAACACTAGACAATCTTTGGTCAAAAGATATGCAATCTGAAGCGTAGTAGAAACATACCGAACGTATAAAATACCGCAAAAACCATGTCACGAATAAAATGCAAGTCAATTTCCAAGTGTTTCGTACGCTAATGATGGGCACCCCTAGTaaaatctatcactagtgatggaataaagctcgatgacgtggcggaacttgattggatgttgtgagtgatggaattccatcactaccCCCTAAATCATGTCACTTTTTTTTTTTCTGCAAGCCCAGCGTTATTAGTTGATGTTCCAAGAGACAAGAACATAACATGTACTAATTCAACTATGGTTCTTTACTTTTAATTTTAAATTGTTTATGCCAATCAGTACATGTATGTACTTCTGTTTTAAGTGCTCTATGATTCTTtctgtatattttttttttgaataaatagCTCTTTACTGCTAGCATGTGTGAGTTCTGTTTACATTATATGTGCATTCCAGCTTCCATGTGTGTTAAATCCTGATTAGTTATTAAATTATTTCAGCTGAAGTTATGAAGTCCATGAACATTCCCAAGGGAGTAAGACTTCTGCTTTTCATAACATTAAACACTGATATTGACTTTTATATTGACTTTTGATTTTCCGGATCACTAATTTCCGATGGCTAATGTGGAAAAAGCAATTTGACATAAGCTATGTTGGATTTATGAAGGATGGAGCCTAGTGGCTCAAGGACAACACTGATATCGGACCCACATGGAGTGGGTCGGGGTCCACGGACCCCAATGTTTTCTAAAAAATTAGTTGATCCggtatattaaattttataagaaccccataaatacaattatgTGGATGAAAAGAAAAGCTGGTGTGGTGGTAAACTCTCCTATTTACCaacaagaggtcatgggttcaaaaAGAAAACATTTATCATTCAATATATATGCACTGAGATGTTTAAAAAGACCAACATAAATGGAGACCAAGCCAAGATGAGTTGAGATATATGGGAAACACAATGTTTATTGCAGGCTGTGGTGTATTACAACACCATGGTTACAGGAAACACAATGTTGTTTTGGAGCGGTAAATATTTTTACTCTTCTAAATTTCAATAATTTTATCTTGTTTCTCCTTAGCTTATATCCAATTACTTTGTAATGGATACCTAGATCATCACGTATCCATTACTTTGTAATGGATACATATGTTTGTGGAAATATCTAAAACAACCTTATTGTGGTTATGCATGACAGAAATACATAATCAGTCATTTGGTCTCATTTTTTAGGTATTGATTACTTGCCAGTTGCTGCATATGATCGTCTTATCCCTTCTCATCTTGTCTTCTTAGAGAACAGGGTAAGACGTATACTCTTTAACATACTTTGTGTGTGAAGTAGTGGACATGTTTAACACTGGTATTATATGTGTGTGCCCTCAGGATATCATTCATGTGGAAGGTCTGAAACTTGAAGATATAGAAGCAGTGATATATAATGTGCATTGCTTACCATTAAGGTTACTCGGAGCCAAGAGATCTCCCATAAGATGCATCCTCATCAAATGATGTTATGTAGTTCACAAATcgaacttcattttctttttaccttttttttttttttttgtttttcaaaccGTGTTTATTACTTGTCAGTTTGTAAAGTAAGTGTCGGTATTGCAAACATACTAAAAGGATTAAATGATTTAATAGTACAAGCAGTTCTAGGAAAATAATGTTAATCACAAAACGTCCACATTGTATTTGGACTATCCTGAGGGCACACACATATAGTACCAGTGTTAAACATGTCCACTACTTCACACACAAAGTATGTTAAATGATAATATATGTGTGTGCCCTCAGGATATCATTCATGTTTAACACTGGTACTATATGTGTGTGCTCACATCATTTATAATGAAAGTCTAGACATGTGCATCTCAAATACCAACAACTTCGTATACACATGAATCAGGAGTACACACATCATGAAATCAGAAATTGAAATTAAACAGGGGAAAGAGGAAGTCGATAGAGGAAATTTGTTTACAATGTACAGATGGCTGTATCAACAATTGTATGGAAATTTGTTTACAATGTACAGATGGCTGTATCAACAATCACTACAAGAACAGGGCACCTTTAGCGGCGACGGCTGTCGCCGGTATTGACCCCATTTGTCGCCGGTATTGCTGGGCCGCTATTGACCGGTTGTCGCCGGTAATGATTGCTGTCGCCGGTATTGATGCTGCACTTTTAGCGACGACAGGTGTCGTCGCTAACAGTGTCGCCGGTGTTGACTTTCGTCGGTAAAGGGAGAAGAGCAATAGCGGCGACACCACTACTACAAAATAGAGCATAAGACGGGGTGAAATGGGTTTTAAGACGGTGTTTTCAACACCGTCTTAAACCACACTGGTTTAAAATCATATCTTTTTAGACGGTGTTCAGTTTGAACACCGGCTTAAAATTCATGACTTATTAGACGGTGTTCAGAGTCTCAACACCGGCTTATACCTCAAGTCCTATTAGACGGTGTTCAGAGTCTCAACACCGGCTTATACCTCAAGTCCTATTAGACAGTGTTCAGAGTTTGAACACCGGCTTATACCTCAAGTCCTATTAGACAGTGTTCAGAGTTTGAACACCGGCTTATACCTCAAGTCTTATTAGACGGTGTTCAGAGTTTGAACACCGGCTTATACCTCAAGTCTTATTAGACGGTGTTCAGAGTTTGAACACCGGCTTATACCTCAAGTCTTATTAGACAGTGTTTAGTGAACATTTTCCAGAAATACATTTGCTAGAAATACATTTGCTTGCTGGTGTAACGGTCATGTGAGGATTCGATTTTAAGACGGGGTTATTAAAATAACACCGTCTAAAGCATGAGCATATAAGACGGTGTTCAAAGGGAACACCGTCTAAAGGGTGCGTATGTAACCATAAGACGGTGTTGAAGCATAAGACGGTGTTTTATGGAATTTTGTTGAATATTTTAATTGGATTTGCACGAGGAATTGATTTTAAGACGGTGTTATTTTAATAACACCGTCTAAACCAAATATTGAACACCGTCTTATGCTCTATTTTGTAGTAGTGCacgtgtcgccgctaaaagtctgtttttttttaatacagcagctgtatatacagctgcccagccagttttacggccgaaaaaacAAAACCTGCCTATTTTTAAACAACGCAAGCATACGCAATGAACATAATCAACATATACTAAAGGTAATATAATTAAAAACTACGTTTAATTAAGTCGTACATTATATCCTACAACGTTTAATTAAATCCAAAGCATACATTAAAAACAAGTCACTCATCGTCATCGTTATCGTTGGGTTCATCGTCGGATTCATTATCGAATAAGTTGTCAGAATCGTAGTCTTTtgactttccttttcctttttcttgtaaAGCAAGATAGTTGTTAAGTTGGTTCAAAAATGACGGGGTTTGGAACAAGCTGTTAACAAAATCCTACAATAATAGATAGCAAAACGTATATTAGCATATTAATTAACGCtaccaacatatatttaacaaggaAACATGCGTTCGTTTGTCATTTTTTAAATTGCGCAGTTTACCTCGGAAAAGGGTTCTTGCGTCCGAGCTTGCGAAGACGACATGTTAGATGACGAGTGCGAGGACGTGTTGGAAGAAGGTTTAGGCCCCATCCCGCGGTACCATCCTCGCCGCTCACCCAACGCTTCCTGATACGGGGCAATTGGCGGACCCTCACCGCTCCATTCACTAGTGGCATGTTGTATGTTCCGCTGTATTTTACGAAGATGAttaaatatatgtgtgtgtgtatatatatatatatatatatttgttatagaaaataatacttaaaagaaATACTTACGTAATTTTGTTCAGCAACCGGATCAACCCAATTCCCTTGATTGTCCGTGTGGGTTTTAGCATACGTAGGTACCCAATCCATATCCTGTTTAACATTAAACTTAGATTAgacattaaataaacaaaagcttacacacacgcacacatacataaaacattacatttttatagGCGGTGCTACCGTACGAAGATGTCCCCCCACGGTATGGGAATTGTTGTTTCTCGCGTACTAGTGTGTTGGCCTTgcttcttttaatatatttttcttcCCGGAAACCTTCGATGGTTCTCAACCAGTTATCATAGGGCATATCCTTGGGATGGAATGCCCTTGCACTCTCAAGATCATTGTAACCTCCTTTGCTCTTAAATAATTTTTTAGCATCGTACTTGCGGTCAGAGTACCGCTTCATAAGCACAGCCCTAATGCCACCCGTCAAGTTTTTGGCCTCTATATCACGTTGCACTTcatcaaaattgaaattttcctacaaattaaataaaaaagttaaaatatcatatataaattaGATTTGTATGTgcttaaatatttaataaaattttatgCATATAAGTTATTTACCCGTAAGTGGTTCATGAGGGCATCCTTGTAATGTTGTTCAACGTTATCCCATCCAATTTTATCGAAGGGGATGGACCGCCACATATACAGGCCGGCCTCCCGTGAAAACATATCCCTTGTTTTACCAACAGGGGTATACGTCACCTGCCTGTCAAACGTAAGCGATACAGGCCCCCCCGCTTTTACCAGACGCCTTAGTTTCTCGTTTTTTGCTTTCCCCCTAACCCTCTTCGGGGGAACCGctgcaattaaaacaaaaataattagtaacaacatttataatatataaaatataaggactacaaaataatttagtaaaaGACTTACCGTCTGTCTCGTGTGTGCTACGAAATCCACCAGGAGGAAGCGGTGGATCACCAGCGCCGTCACCCCCATGTCCCCAGGGGGCCACATCAGCCATCAGATACGCGAATATCAACAGTATCGAAAACATAATCCCTATAAAGTTACAAATGTTACAGCATGTGTATCTAATACAAATTAAGGGAAAGTACAACAAGTGTAactcaaattcaaataaatatttcaaacaagTGTTTATCAATTACAAATCAATAAAAAATTACAATAACTTTTCTTTTAGTCAGACTCCACATAATCGGGATCATCCTCATCATAATCAGCCTCGACCTCATCAGAATCAGTCTCGACTTCAAACACTTCATCGACGGTGGCCGTTGGGGGATCAACTTTAATTGAAGGCTCACCCGCAGTAACATGAGAAGATCCAATTTGAAAGTATTGGGTCAAGTCAATGACAAGTGGACAGTCAGATGAAGAGTTGTTGTCAACAACGTCACTATCTTCTAAGCGTTTGCCAACATTTTGAACCTTATTGACGCGGTCATCACTTAATGGCCGATCCCAAATTCTTCGATGATTAACATTTTCGACTACCCACctatgtttatttttttggtttcgaGACGTTTCTTGGATGAAGAACACTTGTTTGGCTTGCGAAGCAAATATGAGTTGATCGTCTTTGTCCCATTCATGTTCAGTGCTTATACTGGTGATATTATTGTCATGGTTTACACCCCTTTGAGTATCAAACCACTTGCACTGAAATAGGACAGTGGAATAATCATTTGTATAACGCAACTCAATAATTTCTTCTAATTGGCCATAAAATTTCACACCGTTCTCTCCAACCACTTCCACCCCAGAGTTTTGCGTTGCGCATTTTGCATCACGTTCAAGTGTCTTAAACCTAACACCGTTGACTATGCAAGCAGTGTAAGTGTAAGCAGTCATTTTCGCACAAATTGAAAGAGCATACAACTCCGGGTGGAATTCTGGAGAATTTTGTGTTTTCATCGAATGGACCTAACAAATATATAGTAATAATGTTTGTTATATATGTATTACCTAGCAAGTATAGAGTaatgagtgttatatatgtattatacctTATGGAGAAACCATCCCGGAAATTTGGTTTTAAGATCATCATGGGGATGTGTATGTTTGAATTCACGACATTGATGACAAATATAAGAAAGGAACGAAAAATACCAATTAACAGATTATGAAATGTTAAAGATAGAAGCACTCACTTCATGTACTCCCTAACTTCTGCGCAGTTTTCGAGGACAAACCATTCCATCTTGTTTTTTTCGATGAATGATAGATATTTCTCCTTTCTTGCGCCAACATAACTACATTTGGACTCAAACACCCATAACTTTCTTTTTTCAACAACGACATCACCGTTTCTATCTGGGCGATTGAACTTAGTCTGAACATCTTTAAGGTACATTGAACAAAATGTTAGAGCTTCTTCAAACACATAACATTCAGCTATACAACCTTCAGGCCTTGCCGGGTTTTTAACATAGTTCTTTAGTTTTTTCATGTACCTTTCAAATGGATACATCCATCTAAAAGCTACTGGACCTCCCGCAATCGCTTCATCAGGTAAATGCACAAGTAAATGAACCATAATGTCAAAAAACGCAGGTGGATAGATCATCTCTAACTTGCATAAGATGGTAACAATGTCATCCTTTGCTTTCTTCATATCATCCACCGATAGTGTTCTAGAGCAAAGTTGCTTAAAGAACATACAAAGGTCTACTATTGGTGTAGATGTATCTTTAGTCAAAAGCCCTCTAACCCCAATCGGTATCAAACGttgcatgaggatatgacagtcATGAGATTTCAACCCGGTAATGTTAGCATTGTT
This genomic interval carries:
- the LOC110901704 gene encoding uncharacterized protein LOC110901704, which translates into the protein MPYDNWLRTIEGFREEKYIKRSKANTLVREKQQFPYRGGTSSYGSTAYKNDMDWVPTYAKTHTDNQGNWVDPVAEQNYRNIQHATSEWSGEGPPIAPYQEALGERRGWYRGMGPKPSSNTSSHSSSNMSSSQARTQEPFSEDFVNSLFQTPSFLNQLNNYLALQEKGKGKSKDYDSDNLFDNESDDEPNDNDDDE
- the LOC118485858 gene encoding uncharacterized protein LOC118485858 codes for the protein MKTQNSPEFHPELYALSICAKMTAYTYTACIVNGVRFKTLERDAKCATQNSGVEVVGENGVKFYGQLEEIIELRYTNDYSTVLFQCKWFDTQRGVNHDNNITSISTEHEWDKDDQLIFASQAKQVFFIQETSRNQKNKHRWVVENVNHRRIWDRPLSDDRVNKVQNVGKRLEDSDVVDNNSSSDCPLVIDLTQYFQIGSSHVTAGEPSIKVDPPTATVDEVFEVETDSDEVEADYDEDDPDYVESD